The Armatimonadota bacterium genomic sequence GGGGTTCAACAGGTCTCGGACGATGGGCCGGATCAGGCCGGCCTTCGTGAACAGCTCGCCGAGGTCGATGCGGGTGACCCGCCAGCCGTACACGAACGCGGCAGCGGTCACCGCCAGCAGGAGGACCGTCCGCCACGATCGCCACCACACCGGCCGCGTCGGTACGGATTGCGGCGGCTTGGCCAACCGGGCTTCGGCTTCGATCTGCGCTTTCTCAAGGCTCATGGGCGCACTCCGCAGAGGGAGTTCATGCGATCTCCACCTCGACTGCGTCTTCGCCGTAGATCTCGCGGAAGCGGCGCTCGTCGATCTCTCCGGGAGATCCTCGGAACACGATACGGCCTTCCTTGAGCGCGATGACGCGGGTGCCGTAGCGGCGTGCGAGGCTGAGGAAGTGCAGACTGCACAGCACCGTGATCCCTTCCTTGCGGTTGAGCTCCTCGACGTATCGCAGCACCGAGTGACTCGTGGCAGGGTCCAGGCTGGCGACCGGCTCGTCGGCCAGGATGATCTTCGGCTCCTGCATCAGCGCGCGCGCGATCCCCACGCGCTGCTGCTGTCCGCCAGACAGCTGGTCGGCGCGCACGTACGCCTTGTCGCGGATCCCCACGCGCTCGAGATTCGCCATCGCCTTCTCGACGAGGTCGCGCGGCCAGTAATTGTACAGAGCCCAGGTCGGGGGGACGTAGCCCAGGCGGCCCGTCAGCACGTTGTGCAGGACCGACAGCCGCTTGACCAGGTTGAACTGCTGGAAGAT encodes the following:
- the phnC gene encoding phosphonate ABC transporter ATP-binding protein, with the translated sequence MGGPLLRVEHLTKIYPSGVRALDDVSFEVERGEFLVIIGLSGSGKSTLLRCINRLIEPTSGKIYLDGVDVTALDREGVRRLRREIGMIFQQFNLVKRLSVLHNVLTGRLGYVPPTWALYNYWPRDLVEKAMANLERVGIRDKAYVRADQLSGGQQQRVGIARALMQEPKIILADEPVASLDPATSHSVLRYVEELNRKEGITVLCSLHFLSLARRYGTRVIALKEGRIVFRGSPGEIDERRFREIYGEDAVEVEIA